In Zingiber officinale cultivar Zhangliang chromosome 1A, Zo_v1.1, whole genome shotgun sequence, the DNA window GCTTGTACATCTCTGCCGAGTATCTTTCTAATTTTTTCCTGTGTAAATTACTAAGAAGAATGTTAATAAGTTGGAGTATTGGTTGCTTTGAGGAAATTTGGTGTGGTGATATTTGTTTAGCGACTGTATTTCTGCTGAGGTTGAGGTTTTGGTTCCTTTGATGATTTATTGAGACTCAGGATTTAAATGGCTGCTTACATTATTAGGGTTGTGTTTTAGAGTAAGAAACAGATGATTTGGTGCCATAGCTACATGCAGAATTTGATTAGATGTGGTTCTAGAATTGTTGTTATAAAACTCAAAATGATGTTTTAAGTTGATGGCGGACGTTCTTCACTGTTTCCAATCAAGTAATACAGGGCACCAGTTTTTGCTAGAACAATAgtattgttgattttttttttttttgaacatttttgttttttttatttgatgATCTAGGTACCCAGCTGTATTGTTTGTTGATCCTATGAATTGTGCATTCAATCATTTGATCTATTCTAATCTAGCAGATAAGATTAACTGAATGCTTTTATTGAAATTTGGGGTAAAAAGCAAAAGGCCATCCCAAATTAAGAGAAGACTCCttgtttttttcaaaaaaaaataaaaattaaatggatATTTCTCCCGtgattttatttgaaattatctTTTGATTTGACATTGTTGTGGAATGTGGAGGCTATTGGGTAGCTTCTCCAACGTGTAGCATTTAGTGGATAGTTTTTACAACTTCTTGAAGTTATTAAGCGGCTGCTATAATGTATAAAAGTTACTTCGTAATTGCTATAATGTGTTTAAGTGAGTATgggatttagaatttataatgtGTAGTTGTTATAATATATAAAAGTTACTCAATAGCTGCTATAACATATTAAGAGTCTAGGATTTAAGATTTATAACGTGTAGAAGTTACTTGGTGGTTGTTATAACATATAAAAGTTACCTAGTAATTGTTATAACGTGTTTAGTGTGAGTTTAAAGTTTATAGTTTAGgatttaagatatctgaatattattatatcaaaatattatttatctatttaattaaaatatttttaaaacgatgatattttgatataatagtgttCAGATATCTTAAATCTTAAACTGATACTAAACACGTAGTAATTACTAGATAGTTTTTATACTTTATGTCAGCTTATGTGTAATTTTTATACGGtataaatcataaattcgaaactcaTCCTAAATATATTATAGTAGCTATTGGATAACTTCTACACATTATAGTAATTACTAAGTAACTTCTATATATTTTAACAACTATCCGGTAGTTTTTACAATATCGATGAGTCAAAGAGATAATTTTGAGATAAAATTATGAGAGacccatttgatttttttttttttaaaaaggccccttaattatttgaaaaatatgaagCGCCGGGTTACTGAATCACAACTCAGAACTTTCATCTGCCCTGACCCCAATGTGCCCACAACAATGTTATGTAAATATAACAATTAACATAAGCTGAGGCctcataataataaatatattattatttgaATGTGCGACACAATACAAAAGCTTAAGCTTGTAGCATCGCAACTCATTCAAAGCATCGTCAACTTTTACACCTCTACTTCAGAAAAATGGATGATTGTATTCTTTTGGAAATATccaagataaacaaaccaaaatGCAAAATAAATGCATCATATTAGCTCGCTGAATGCCACCGTACAATAATGAAATTGTAACATAACTCATTACATCATCATCGTAATCTTGCGTCCCAACTATACTATAGTGTAATATCAAGATCCAAGATAAACTTAGCTACATACAACTCTCTTCGATGATCAGCAATCATGTTTGCCTTGCACTAGGGGCACAGACAAGTGCAGATTTCAGCTGCAGCAAATAGCACGGAGAGCCCAAAACCAGTAAGCCCAAGCACCATGTTAATTAACCCGTGAGGAGATGACATCATGACAAACATATCCATTTGGAAAACATCGGTCGAACAGACTACCAGGAAACAAGAGTGGTGTGTTTTTGGCTACATAATTTGCAGATGCATGTCAGCTGCCTGCTGTGCGAGCTCCACAACCATGGCTTCGTCAAAGAACTTGTTAATGCTCACATCTTCGCTCATAccctgaaaaatattttttttttcagatatgcactgaaatagatatttaaactAAAAATAGAACAAGTGTACCTTTCTGCGTCTAGTCTTGACCATGAATTCACGAGCAAGGTGCTGTATTTGGGCTGGTTCAAGTGGTCGTAGAACAATACTCTTATCCAATGGATCACCAGGAACGATAGCCCAATGATCAAAAACTGAGAGACAAAAAGCTTGCCCTTGAGTATGGTATCTCAAGTCCGTCTCAAAGCCAAATGACTCGATCACAGGCAAAAAGGCctgttttattaaaataaatatgtcAATAAACTAACTAGTCATCATAGGAAATGCCAAATCTTCACAAGAATTTAGAACACTTCAACAAAATGATGTAGTTCAAATGcagaaaaaaaaattaccaaaAGTTCAAACCTTTACGATATACACTGGTGTGCCAGGCTTAGGTACATCTTGGGTTACATGTCCTCGCCTTCGAGACAGCACAGTGTAAATAGCTGAGACACAATCTATTGGGGTTTGTATCTGaaataacaaaagaaaaaaagaggTGAAAATGCATTTCTACCAGTCATAAGTAAAACACAAGTAATTTGCTTCAACTGGTAATAAGAAGTCATACTACCTCAACATAGTAAACAGGTTCCATCAGCCGAGGATTTGCCATAAGAAAAGCTGAATACACCACTCTCCGTGCAGTGGGAATAATCTGTCCTCCTCCTCGATGCAAAGGCTCTGGAGCTATTGATGCatttaatattttgaattttacattgcGAATGGGTTCATCGCAAAGAGGTCCTTCTCGGGCACCCCATTGGAAACTGGAGAACCAGAAAGGCTGGCAATTAGCAAATAAGATAAAAGAGgaaattaatttcttaaataaattaataacataACACATTGCTACCCCTGAACAATGGAATCTCTGACAGAATTCAACAGATTCTTGTCAACTTCACTTGGAAGAGTGTCATCTAACAAGATATTAGGTCCCTGTACACATTACACACATTTCAACGAGACTGAGGAACAAAAGCAATAAAAACAAATAGATGAAGTTATAAGAATCTGTGGTTCATCAAGGCGCTTCTGGAAGGACAATTTTGGATAGCAAATATCCTAGTGGTTGAGTTAAACGACAATAAGCAGTATCTTTACTGACTATCCTTCATCAGATAAGATGTCCTACCTGTTTGTCTGGACCAAATGCCCAAATAGACCTTGCTGAAAGCAAATCCCAGTCATAGCGCTTCTGGAAGAAATCGCTAATATCCCTCTGGCGTGCATCAATATTAACAACACCATTCTCAATATCTTCTGCTAACCCCTTCTCCAATGGCTCTGCAACCTATACATGAGAAGAAGGCAAGTTCATACCCATCCATGCCATCAACTGCCAcaattatcaaaatctttttgacAGTAGGGGCCTACCATGGTAATTTTGTTCCTTTTGTTAGGTGTTTCTGCAAAACATTTCATTGACGATGTTTCAACCACTGTCTCGCAAAAAGTAACAACTGGATCTGCAACCTAAAGGATTAGATTTTGTTAGTTCTCAGCAAATGGACATGATTCTACTAAAACACATTAGGTTCAAGGAATTAATTGACAAACCTTAACTTCAACTTCAGAATAAAGTTCCCTCAAGTCTTTCATAATCGAATCAAGATAGATCTCTCCTGTCCCCAGGATAGTGTGCTCCCCTGACTCTTCAACCTTTGTAATAGCTAAAGGATAACTCTTACTAATTTTTCTTAGGCCCTCCACCATCTTAGGAAGCTCACTTGGGTTCAATGGTTCAGTTGCAGTCTTCACAACTGATAATGTATTGAAGCGAAGCGGCCTAAAAATGTACACATCTTCATCCATATCCAAAGGGCACAGAGTTGCTGTCTTCATTATTGAAGCATCAACACCTTCAATTAGAACCCAAGAGCCAGCAAGGGCTTTACTGATCGGAATCCGGTACCGAGCCTGATATACCCACAACTTGGTAACTTCTTTAACAGTcatatcttcttcatcttcaggcGAATATCCTTCTCCAAGCACTCGCAAAGTTTGACCAGTCTGTATAGTACCACTATAAACACGACCAAAAGCATCAAACACACTACAATCAGATTTAGGGTAAAGTTTTGTGACATTGATCATAAGAGGACCAAATGGATCACATTTTTTCATAGCTTCAGCAATATATGAGTCCAGAGGCCCTGTATATATGTGCTCCACCTTCTTCATTGCAGCATCCCTAGCAGAGGGAATGTGCTGCACAAGCATATCAGTGAAACCAGTGGCTGATCCAAAGACAGAACTACAAGCCAACCTCAACAAAGGTCTCACGTTCATCTTATAAGCTGCATTACTCAGTGTAACTCCAAGTTCAGCAAGAGTTGACTCAACACTCTTCTTATGTTCTCCAATGACTTGACTATAGATTTTGTACAATGGTTCAAGAATGAATTGAACAAATGATCTTTCTCCTCCACCCATAGGAGGTTTCTTTCGGAATACTCTTTCGTCAGGGTGATAATATAGGTCTCCCCACAAGCGTGATGCAAATTTCGAGGAGTCAAATGGTATGCCATGAAGCTTGACATATAGCTTAGCAAATGATTGCAATGTGAAAGACCAGCCAGCACTTGCACTAGCAAAGCAAACATTTCCAGCAACAGGATCAACCATTTGGGTACCTCCAACTGTTGTGGAGCAAGAGGATATCAGATCATTGATAGTTTCCAATGTGTGCCTCAGCTTAAAGTATGCATCAGTAGGAGGCAGCTTAAGCTCTGTTACAAGTCTATCAACCTAaagcaaaaaattaaaaaaaatgtaaaaaaaatattggtTCAGGTGTGTGTGCGTGCgcgtgtgtgtgtgtgtacaTACATATATTAATGTTCTgacaacaataaaaaaaacacTCACTTTATTTATAACCACCACTATTGGCATTCTTTCTTGGATTGCATGCCTTATAGCTCTTTCAGTATTCACCTGATCAATCAACAGTAGAAAGGAAGAATATATTTCAGTCTACAAGTTTTTGGAAAAATGTTCCCAATTAAGACAGCAGCTAGTTAGATGAATAAACCTATTTGTTTAACTAAAAGCAGCAAATATGGGGTAAAAAAGAGGACAAAGCAAATAGATTTTTCTCCTAAAATATTATAGATAATTGTGATAACTAAACCCAGACAAAGATATTTATGACCACATTCGAAGCTTAATATGTTTTGCAATGAAGTGCTTAATCACTACACTAAATCAGCCATGAGATTTTTGCACTCATTTGAAGCTTGATATGTTTTGCATGTACCATAAAATGGACAACAAGATGATATTCTTTATTGAGATTGCCAGCTGCAAGTTGTTGTATCCTCAAATAAAACTGTCAAGGGTTATCAAACTACTGTCAAAGATTATTGCAGTGTCGCATTAGTGTCTATACTCAAAGAAGGTATATAGATGCATTATTTGGGAGGGATAACTTAATAGTTAATGCAAATGCATTTAAAACTCACAAGGATGGTTAATATCATGATGTCAATTGGCGGCATTGTGTTGATTAAATTTAGAGAGAAGCATACAGCTTCACAAACCAAATGGGAAATATTTAAATGACATTAAAACTATCTTAAGCCGTTCACATATTTTATGTATTCCGTGATTCTAACAATAAATATATTTCTATCCAAAAGCCTTGCTAATTGGTATTTTAGTCATCTAGCGAGCACCTATTTCAAAAGCCAGAAACAACATTAGGCAAAATGTCTCATAAAAGAAAACTACTAGGAAGCACCTGAGAAGTGTATAATGGAAAAAGATTCCACAAATTGAGAAGTATTGCTGGAATTCAAGCATAATTCACGAAGAAAGAACTCCATTTACCAGGAAGTGCATTTCTTTAAACTTTGATGGTCAAATCAAGTCTGTGTAAAGACAAATCATAAGGAAGGAGATAAAGCACAGTACAATACCATAACACCTTCTGCAGCATCCACAACCAACACGGCTCCGTCTGCTAAATGAAGTGCAGCAGTCATCTCATCTGAGAAATTGACGTGGCCAGGAGTGTCCATTATGTTACAAAGATACGACTTCGCGTTGCTATCCTCAAGCACGAGAGACATTGGCACAGACTTGATCGATATCTTCCTCTCCTGCTCATCGATCCTCGTGTCAGTATATCTCATATGCCGCTCGCTTTGAGAATCAAAAGTGGAGATCTCGTGGGTCTGTTCAACAAGCATGTCCATGAAAACCGTTTTCCCGTGCTGGAGGTGTCCCACGAGCGCCACATTGCGGACCAACGAAGGATTGGAGGCAAGACCTAGCAGAAACTCGGTGGAAACGTAGGTGGAGGAATCCTTGACCCCGACCTCGAACTTGAGGGTGCGGACGGGTTTGATAATGGGCTGCTCCAGAGGCTGCTCGTCCTCGTCCATCACGAGGGTCTCCACACCCTCACCGTAGACTTCTTCAGCTGTAGGGTAGTACTTCTTGTCCTCGGCCAGAACGATCTGGTTGGCAGCGGCGTCGACGTCCATGTCGTATGGTCCGCCGGAAGTGGTGATCCAACCATTGGAGGCGGGACCTGGAGAGGATGAGCCAGGCTCGTCGTCGTCTGAGTGGGCAGACCCGTCTGCAGATTTATCTCCGAGGGAGGCGTCCTCGTCGTCGTCGGAACCATGGTCGGACTCGATCTCAGGTCCGATGTAGTTGCCGAATTCGTCGTAGAGGCTATCGTCCATGAAAGATTTTGGAGGGAGatggctagggttagggtttctcgAGACGAAAAGTGAATAACGAATATAAAGCCCACTATCTTTCAACACCACTGACTCTTTTACGAATTGGCAttgagggttttttttttttttttttaagcaaaTAGTCCAAACATAATAAAGGCCACTAAAAAGGAAGCCCGAAACGAACAAGGCAGAAGGCCCGAATGAAGATAATCTTTGAATAACCCTTTAAATAGATTCCTCAAAAAGGACTGGGCCGCATCCGAGTTATAGTATAAGGATAGATTATTCAAGTTGTTATCTAAATATCTATTTAAGTATTTATTTGATCCTCAGctataataaatttataattttttttttaaataggtgTACAATCAAAGAATGCTATTCTTTTTTGTGTTTGCTCCGAATATTTTCTGATTTACTCTGATAATCAGTGAAAAAAATTTATGGGGTCAAACCGATCACCTTAAAAttagtcaatgagactaattgAATTTATCAATTTTTGTTATTTTAAGGACTAGACCAGTGCATTATTTGGGTTCAGCCAGATTTGTTCGTAGCTGGCCAAACTATAATCCGAGTTCCACCGGATTATGCCcaaaccaaaagtagctagagctAGGGGTAAAACCAATGAATGGGCTGATGCCTAAGATTTACTGCCGATTGAGGCAAGTCGAACATCTGACCATTGCTTGGATAGCTAGAGTCAACCTACGTTGCATGGCACGAGCCGCGTCTATATATGGTTCGAGCTTCTCTAATATATAGATATGTGAAATTAATGGTCCTTCTAGTATCGATCCGATAGATATGGAGAAAGGTATATATAGATACATAGACGTTAAGTGCATGGTGGAGTAAATCTAACTTAGATCGTTAATTCTTGAGAATTGATCCctaattataatattaaaaatgtCATACGTTTATCATCTGTGCTACAATCCTTGAGGGCATAGTTTGAGCTTGTTTATATTACATATGTTTAGGTGAATAAAATAACTTAATTCCAAACTTACCCAGTGCCATAAAGTCGTGTTTAGCCTAACACATGCAGTTCTGACCACACATCgcgaaattattttaataaaaaattaatttgtatGTCATTTTCTACGCAACGTTGATATGAACCTAACAAATCCATGCATCAGAGACTTAGGCTatgtttacttgggagagtggaaagtaaaattaaggaaaagtttccaCAGTGGAAAAGTTTCCggcgtttacttcattaaaattttccgaaGGAAAAGTAACGCAATCCATCCGCGGATAATTTTTgagccaaaatcgatcacctcaaaatcggacggaaagcagcggatggaaaaaaaaatgacgcatgtaccccttttgcattcacaaaattacatcatatacaaaaaaaaatgacgcatgtagcctttttaactcataaaattacactatgtatccaaaaaaatgacgcatgcaccctttttgatttacaaaattacatcataagtattcaccttcctctatcaaggtaaacaagtgtgcaaaggaaaagatttcttcaccatttcttttctcttcctccaaagataactttccatagttgatttttttcctttcctcatccacactcttGAGTAAACATAGCCTTAGAGTAGAATCCACGAAAGATTACAAATCTTGAACTACATCGATCCAATCTCTACGATCTCCAATAAGATAATATAAGATCTTGACCAAGTATGTATCTATACATATGCATAAGCTGTCTATAAGGATAGATTGACGAAAATACTGAACCTGAACCTTGACTTAAAAAGTTAAAAGTCATTCGTCGCCAACGAAGCAAATATCAAGTTTGCCGGTTTGACTATTGTAATCGATCGATTATTGTGGCGGCGAAAATTCTGCAACTGCATGCTAAAACAGTGTAAGCTTCTTCGTCATCGTGGTCACGTCATTCTCCTGCATGATAAATTAAGGCGAATGAAACCTGTAAATCAGTTTTGCCTGGATTGCTGGCTGTTGATACTTACTTGGTTGGTAGATTAATTAGCTGATTAACTAAAGCCGATCATTTAATCATCACTGCATACCGAAGAATTTTTATtgcatcaatttttttttgtattaataAATGATGGTAAAAGATGACTATCTTCGTTCTAGTATTCCTGTCAATCTATCACAGGTCCAATACAGAGGAGctaggtaaatcacggatgaatAAAATTAAAACGTATGAAGGAGATATTTATCTCAACTATGTTGAGATTTGAACCCTGAATCTCATGATAATAGTATCTCATATACGAACCACTAGATCTCAGTATAAAACCTGTAAATCAGTTTTTTAACACGAATTAgtgtaaaaattttaatttttatttgaaaaatcattgatctcaatatattggTGGAATTGATATTTTATGTCATTTATATTATCAAGAGATCGATATGAATAAATAGAAATTGATTTCTtatcattctgagctctctagttTCATATGCTGAATtttagacattttttttttaaaaaaaaatgtgccAATTTATGACAAATTCATTGATTCATTGCCAATTTATGATGAATCCAGGGTTAGTTGTAGCATTGGCTACATCATGTCGCAAGCTTTTGTGACGAACTAGATTTCGACACTAGGGGGGTCGTTAAGGtagcgattttttttttttataacgaaCTAAATTTTTGTCCTAGAGTTTATAAATATTAcaatgaatttcaaatttt includes these proteins:
- the LOC122038126 gene encoding 110 kDa U5 small nuclear ribonucleoprotein component CLO-like; translated protein: MDDSLYDEFGNYIGPEIESDHGSDDDEDASLGDKSADGSAHSDDDEPGSSSPGPASNGWITTSGGPYDMDVDAAANQIVLAEDKKYYPTAEEVYGEGVETLVMDEDEQPLEQPIIKPVRTLKFEVGVKDSSTYVSTEFLLGLASNPSLVRNVALVGHLQHGKTVFMDMLVEQTHEISTFDSQSERHMRYTDTRIDEQERKISIKSVPMSLVLEDSNAKSYLCNIMDTPGHVNFSDEMTAALHLADGAVLVVDAAEGVMVNTERAIRHAIQERMPIVVVINKVDRLVTELKLPPTDAYFKLRHTLETINDLISSCSTTVGGTQMVDPVAGNVCFASASAGWSFTLQSFAKLYVKLHGIPFDSSKFASRLWGDLYYHPDERVFRKKPPMGGGERSFVQFILEPLYKIYSQVIGEHKKSVESTLAELGVTLSNAAYKMNVRPLLRLACSSVFGSATGFTDMLVQHIPSARDAAMKKVEHIYTGPLDSYIAEAMKKCDPFGPLMINVTKLYPKSDCSVFDAFGRVYSGTIQTGQTLRVLGEGYSPEDEEDMTVKEVTKLWVYQARYRIPISKALAGSWVLIEGVDASIMKTATLCPLDMDEDVYIFRPLRFNTLSVVKTATEPLNPSELPKMVEGLRKISKSYPLAITKVEESGEHTILGTGEIYLDSIMKDLRELYSEVEVKVADPVVTFCETVVETSSMKCFAETPNKRNKITMVAEPLEKGLAEDIENGVVNIDARQRDISDFFQKRYDWDLLSARSIWAFGPDKQGPNILLDDTLPSEVDKNLLNSVRDSIVQGFQWGAREGPLCDEPIRNVKFKILNASIAPEPLHRGGGQIIPTARRVVYSAFLMANPRLMEPVYYVEIQTPIDCVSAIYTVLSRRRGHVTQDVPKPGTPVYIVKAFLPVIESFGFETDLRYHTQGQAFCLSVFDHWAIVPGDPLDKSIVLRPLEPAQIQHLAREFMVKTRRRKGMSEDVSINKFFDEAMVVELAQQAADMHLQIM